From Alcaligenes faecalis, the proteins below share one genomic window:
- a CDS encoding AzlC family ABC transporter permease: MRAGFIDFIPALIATVVWGFVTGVAMVKSGLSGFEATLMTLFVYAGSAQLTALPLIESHAPLWLIFTAGFIVNIRFIIFGAALQPFFRHLSWKKRLGLGYITSDMVFVLFMSKYGDAKERGSREHLWYYLGIILPGWLSWQIASLSGIVLSAYVPPSWSLEFAAILALLALLIPLVNNRAMWACLITASVIAWVGQALPLRLGLVAAVLGGVLAGVAAEQLQRHRDAR, from the coding sequence ATGCGCGCCGGTTTTATCGACTTTATTCCCGCCTTGATTGCCACTGTGGTCTGGGGTTTTGTGACGGGCGTGGCGATGGTCAAGTCTGGCTTGAGCGGGTTTGAAGCCACCTTGATGACCTTGTTTGTGTATGCCGGCTCGGCCCAGCTGACGGCGTTGCCGCTGATCGAATCTCACGCGCCCTTGTGGCTGATTTTCACCGCCGGTTTCATTGTCAATATTCGCTTCATTATTTTTGGAGCGGCCCTGCAGCCCTTTTTTCGTCATTTGAGCTGGAAAAAACGCTTGGGCCTGGGCTATATCACCAGTGACATGGTGTTTGTGCTGTTCATGTCCAAGTATGGTGACGCCAAGGAACGCGGCTCTCGCGAGCATCTCTGGTATTACCTGGGCATCATCCTGCCCGGCTGGTTGAGCTGGCAGATCGCTTCTCTGTCGGGCATTGTGCTCAGTGCCTATGTGCCGCCTTCCTGGTCGCTGGAGTTTGCCGCCATTCTGGCCTTGCTGGCGCTCTTGATTCCCCTGGTCAACAACCGTGCCATGTGGGCCTGTTTGATTACGGCCAGCGTGATTGCGTGGGTCGGACAGGCGCTGCCCCTGCGTTTGGGACTGGTGGCAGCGGTGCTTGGCGGAGTGCTGGCCGGCGTGGCGGCAGAACAACTGCAACGGCATAGGGATGCACGGTGA
- a CDS encoding AzlD domain-containing protein translates to MSDWQYDWYVLGAIALLVLCSLLTRSGYFMFGDLLPLTERMRRALRFAPVAALAAIIIPELLPWAYGDTPRLDIKALASLVAVLVFIRTRNAVWVIVAGMVAFWLIRAVMP, encoded by the coding sequence ATGAGCGATTGGCAGTATGATTGGTACGTTTTGGGTGCAATCGCCCTGTTGGTGTTGTGCAGCTTGCTCACCCGCTCAGGCTATTTCATGTTTGGTGATTTGCTGCCCCTGACCGAACGTATGCGGCGCGCCTTGCGCTTTGCTCCGGTAGCTGCTCTGGCAGCAATCATTATCCCGGAACTTTTGCCTTGGGCTTACGGCGACACCCCCCGATTGGATATCAAAGCTCTGGCCAGCCTGGTGGCTGTGCTGGTGTTCATCCGTACCCGTAACGCTGTTTGGGTAATCGTGGCCGGGATGGTGGCGTTCTGGCTGATACGTGCCGTGATGCCATAA